A window from Pseudooceanicola algae encodes these proteins:
- a CDS encoding LysR family transcriptional regulator — protein MKNWDDLRYLVAVHKTGSMSAAARLLETNPATVSRRLARLSETLGFDLFLKTPQGWTANSAIDDLIDSITGFENEIESYLNARETRVDSLIGKINIGCPPSIAAYVLFPGLKDFLACNPGLEITFTGQFYQEALGDNDLFVSTLRPQQGRLIVRFVGKYATNVYAYPDSPRDGHWVGLHARHDRFPPAQHARAVLGGRDPIIRVETMYEVVNTVQATRLPGLVPSIAATSDPELQPYDPDSPPFLTPLYLCFHETRRKDPLLQLVADWIADRFTTFTEANSDRG, from the coding sequence GTGAAGAACTGGGATGACCTGCGTTATCTTGTGGCAGTCCACAAGACCGGATCAATGAGCGCGGCAGCACGGCTGCTTGAAACAAACCCGGCAACGGTGTCGCGCCGACTTGCGCGACTGTCGGAAACGCTTGGCTTTGACCTGTTCCTGAAGACGCCGCAGGGCTGGACGGCGAATTCCGCCATCGACGACCTGATCGACAGCATCACCGGCTTCGAGAACGAGATAGAAAGCTATCTGAACGCGCGCGAAACCCGTGTCGATTCCCTGATCGGCAAAATCAACATCGGGTGCCCTCCCTCGATCGCCGCCTATGTGCTGTTTCCGGGGCTGAAGGATTTCCTGGCCTGTAACCCCGGCCTCGAGATCACGTTTACCGGTCAGTTCTATCAAGAAGCCCTTGGGGACAATGATCTTTTCGTCTCGACCCTGCGCCCGCAACAGGGCCGTCTGATCGTCCGTTTCGTCGGAAAGTATGCGACGAACGTCTATGCCTATCCAGACAGCCCGCGCGACGGTCATTGGGTGGGACTGCATGCGCGCCACGACCGATTCCCCCCCGCCCAACATGCCCGTGCAGTTCTGGGCGGGCGCGATCCGATCATCCGCGTCGAAACCATGTACGAGGTGGTCAATACCGTGCAGGCAACTCGCCTGCCCGGTCTGGTGCCCAGCATTGCGGCCACATCGGACCCAGAGCTTCAGCCCTATGATCCCGACAGCCCTCCCTTCCTGACGCCGCTCTACCTGTGTTTCCACGAGACGCGGCGCAAGGATCCGCTGTTGCAACTCGTGGCCGACTGGATCGCGGATCGTTTCACCACCTTTACCGAAGCGAATTCCGACCGGGGCTGA
- the gyrA gene encoding DNA gyrase subunit A — protein sequence MTDTPEPPENEDKNPLAPSSGPTISIAEEMKSSYLDYAMSVIVSRAIPDLRDGLKPVHRRILFAMNEVGNSHDKPYRKSSRPVADTMGKYHPHGDSAIYDALVRMAQNFSMSLPLLDGQGNFGSMDGDKAAAFRYTEVRMAKVAQYLLDDIDKDTVDFQDNYDGKDREPSVLPAKFPNMLVNGAGGIAVGMATNIPPHNLGEVCDATLALIENPDMSIEELIQYVPGPDFPTGGILLGRSGARKAYLEGRGSCIIRSKTHVEELRKDRYAIVIDEIPYQVNKSVMIEKIAELVREKRVEGIAHVQDESDRNGVRVVVELKRDATPEVVLNQLFRFTPMQTYFGCNMLALNGGRPETLTLYGFLSAFIDFREDAVARRTAFLLRKARERSHILCGLAVAVANVDEIVATIRSSADAAEAREKLMTRRWPAGAIAEYIQLIDDPTHKMNDDGTYNLSETQARAILELRLQRLTQIGVKEVTDELQELAAKIREYLEILGSRDRIMEIISNELREVKDNFAVPRRTEIVDWAGDMEDEDLIEREDMVVTVTAGGYIKRTRLADFRSQKRGGKGLSGGSMKEDDAVTSLFVANTHTQLLFFTTDGMVYKLKTWRLPLGGRTSKGKAIVNILPIPTGVSIAAIMPVDRPEEEWADLQIVFATTAGDVRRNALSDFTNVMRNGKIAMDLPEGVEMVNARIASEDDDVMLVTDSGRAIRFPTTDVRVFKGRKSTGVRGIRLNGDDQVVSMSIIRHFEAEASERAAYLKMRRAMAGLADDAEVEDDEAVSEATDFTQERYAEMSAAENLILTITAGGSGKLSSSHDYPVRGRGGMGVTAMDKAMRGGTIIASFPVEMDDQIMLATSRGQSIRVPVEGISFRSRSAGGVKVFNTGTGEQVVSVARIVEQGDEDEPGEPDEVA from the coding sequence GTGACCGATACACCGGAACCCCCTGAGAACGAAGATAAAAACCCGCTCGCTCCAAGCAGCGGCCCGACGATTTCGATCGCCGAGGAAATGAAGTCTTCCTACCTCGATTACGCCATGTCCGTGATCGTGTCCCGCGCGATCCCGGATCTGCGCGACGGGTTGAAACCTGTGCATCGACGCATCCTTTTCGCGATGAACGAGGTCGGCAACAGCCACGACAAGCCCTATCGGAAATCCTCGCGTCCCGTGGCCGACACGATGGGCAAGTACCACCCACATGGTGATTCCGCGATCTATGACGCCCTTGTGCGGATGGCGCAGAACTTCTCGATGTCGCTGCCGCTGCTCGATGGTCAGGGCAACTTCGGCTCCATGGACGGGGACAAGGCCGCGGCCTTCCGGTATACCGAGGTGCGGATGGCCAAGGTGGCCCAGTACCTTCTGGACGACATCGACAAGGATACGGTCGATTTCCAGGACAACTACGACGGCAAGGACCGCGAACCGTCGGTCCTGCCTGCGAAATTCCCGAACATGCTGGTCAATGGCGCGGGCGGTATCGCCGTCGGCATGGCAACCAACATCCCGCCCCACAACCTGGGCGAGGTCTGCGACGCGACCCTGGCGCTGATCGAGAACCCCGACATGTCGATCGAGGAACTGATCCAGTACGTGCCCGGTCCCGACTTCCCCACCGGCGGCATCCTTCTGGGCCGCTCCGGCGCGCGCAAGGCCTACCTCGAGGGCCGCGGCTCCTGCATCATCCGTTCCAAGACCCACGTCGAGGAACTGCGCAAGGACCGCTACGCCATCGTCATCGACGAGATCCCCTACCAGGTGAACAAGTCGGTGATGATCGAGAAGATCGCCGAACTGGTCCGTGAAAAGCGGGTCGAGGGCATCGCCCACGTACAGGATGAAAGCGACCGCAACGGCGTGCGCGTCGTGGTCGAGCTGAAGCGCGATGCGACGCCCGAGGTGGTGCTGAACCAGCTGTTCCGCTTCACCCCGATGCAAACCTACTTCGGCTGCAACATGCTGGCGCTGAACGGTGGCCGCCCCGAGACCCTGACGCTTTACGGTTTCCTGTCGGCCTTCATCGACTTCCGCGAAGACGCCGTCGCCCGCCGCACGGCCTTCCTGCTGCGCAAGGCGCGCGAACGCAGCCATATCCTGTGCGGCCTGGCCGTGGCCGTCGCCAATGTCGACGAGATCGTCGCGACGATCCGGTCCTCTGCCGATGCCGCCGAGGCGCGCGAAAAGCTGATGACCCGTCGCTGGCCCGCCGGTGCCATCGCCGAATACATCCAGCTGATCGACGATCCGACGCACAAGATGAACGACGACGGCACCTATAACCTGTCCGAAACCCAGGCCCGTGCCATCCTGGAACTGCGTCTGCAGCGCCTGACCCAGATCGGCGTCAAGGAAGTCACCGACGAACTGCAGGAACTGGCCGCCAAGATCCGCGAATACCTCGAGATCCTCGGATCCCGCGACCGGATCATGGAAATCATCAGCAACGAGCTGCGCGAGGTGAAGGACAACTTCGCCGTGCCGCGCCGGACCGAGATCGTCGACTGGGCCGGCGACATGGAAGACGAGGACCTGATCGAGCGCGAGGACATGGTCGTCACGGTCACCGCCGGCGGCTATATCAAGCGCACGCGGCTGGCCGATTTCCGCAGCCAGAAACGCGGCGGCAAGGGCCTGTCGGGTGGTTCGATGAAGGAAGACGACGCGGTCACTTCTCTGTTCGTCGCCAATACCCATACGCAGCTGCTGTTCTTCACCACCGACGGCATGGTCTACAAGCTCAAGACCTGGCGTCTGCCACTGGGTGGGCGGACCTCGAAAGGCAAGGCGATCGTCAATATCCTGCCGATCCCGACCGGCGTCTCCATCGCGGCCATCATGCCCGTCGACCGCCCCGAGGAAGAATGGGCCGACCTGCAGATCGTCTTTGCCACCACGGCGGGCGACGTGCGCCGCAACGCGCTGTCGGATTTCACCAACGTGATGCGCAACGGCAAGATCGCCATGGATCTGCCCGAGGGCGTGGAAATGGTGAATGCCCGGATCGCGTCGGAAGATGACGACGTGATGCTGGTGACGGATTCGGGGCGCGCGATCCGCTTCCCGACGACAGACGTGCGCGTCTTCAAGGGCCGTAAATCGACCGGTGTCCGCGGCATCCGGCTGAACGGCGATGACCAGGTCGTGTCGATGTCGATCATCCGGCATTTCGAGGCCGAGGCCTCGGAACGTGCCGCCTATCTCAAGATGCGCCGTGCGATGGCGGGTCTGGCCGATGATGCCGAGGTCGAGGATGACGAAGCCGTATCCGAAGCCACCGATTTCACCCAGGAACGCTATGCCGAGATGTCGGCGGCGGAAAACCTGATCCTGACGATCACAGCCGGCGGGTCAGGCAAGCTGTCCTCCAGCCATGACTACCCGGTGCGCGGACGTGGCGGCATGGGCGTGACGGCCATGGACAAGGCGATGCGGGGCGGCACGATCATCGCCTCCTTCCCGGTCGAGATGGACGACCAGATCATGCTGGCCACCTCGCGAGGTCAGTCGATCCGGGTGCCGGTCGAAGGGATCTCCTTCCGTTCGCGGTCGGCCGGGGGCGTCAAGGTGTTCAACACTGGCACCGGGGAACAGGTTGTTTCCGTCGCGCGGATCGTCGAACAGGGTGATGAAGACGAGCCAGGAGAGCCTGACGAGGTCGCCTGA
- a CDS encoding usg protein, whose translation MAPTETELMLKGYGLTTAEFCYRMPDHTHVLNTFVWQDYDIAPDHPRLFRFIEYWQAEIEGALHSVRFAHRKMLSSGEWRSVVGELRYH comes from the coding sequence ATGGCACCGACCGAAACCGAACTGATGCTGAAGGGCTATGGACTGACCACGGCGGAATTCTGTTACCGCATGCCCGATCATACCCACGTCCTGAACACCTTCGTCTGGCAGGACTACGACATCGCGCCGGATCATCCGCGCCTGTTTCGCTTCATCGAATATTGGCAGGCAGAGATCGAAGGCGCGCTGCATTCGGTCCGCTTTGCGCATCGCAAGATGCTGTCCAGTGGCGAATGGCGTAGCGTGGTCGGAGAGCTTCGGTACCACTAG
- a CDS encoding lipid-binding SYLF domain-containing protein, whose translation MTDMTRRTMVLTGIVALPALAACSQGIGSSAPAEIDARVDATVAQLYSEFPQTRELANKASGMLVMPLMTEAGFTVGGGYGRGALRVGGVTVDYYSATLANFGLQIGAQQYTHVLFFMTPEALSDFRRSDGWAAGGDVEYAFSSEGDTLRAETTTSLSPVIAIVFNQAGLRVGATMEGTKYTRILP comes from the coding sequence ATGACAGATATGACACGACGGACCATGGTCCTGACCGGCATCGTGGCGCTTCCGGCGCTGGCAGCTTGCAGCCAGGGCATCGGCAGTTCGGCCCCCGCCGAAATCGACGCAAGGGTCGATGCGACCGTTGCACAGCTTTATTCGGAATTCCCCCAGACGCGGGAGTTGGCCAACAAGGCCTCCGGCATGCTGGTCATGCCGCTGATGACCGAAGCCGGCTTTACCGTCGGCGGCGGCTATGGCCGTGGTGCGCTTCGGGTTGGCGGGGTGACGGTGGATTACTATTCCGCGACCCTGGCCAATTTCGGCCTTCAGATCGGCGCGCAGCAATATACCCATGTGCTGTTCTTCATGACCCCCGAGGCGTTGTCCGATTTCCGGCGTTCAGACGGCTGGGCCGCCGGGGGCGACGTGGAATACGCCTTTTCAAGCGAAGGCGACACGCTGCGGGCGGAAACCACGACATCGCTGTCGCCGGTCATCGCCATTGTCTTCAATCAGGCTGGTTTGCGGGTCGGAGCCACGATGGAAGGCACCAAGTACACCCGCATCCTGCCCTGA
- the hemB gene encoding porphobilinogen synthase — protein MLPTQAAFPATRLRRTRSSAAIRDLVQENRLSVKDMIWPVFVTEGSGVEDPVPSMPGVVRRSVDKVAEAASEAYDLGIPAICLFPYTPMDKRSSDCAEAWNPENLSNRATRAIKAAVPDMLVMTDIALDPYSDTGQDGFVVDGKVVNDPTVEALVKQALSQAEAGADIIGPSDMMDNRIGAIRKALEAQDHHNVMLLSYSAKYASAFYGPFRDAVGAAGALKGDKKTYQMNPANGDEALRLVARDLAEGADMVMVKPGMPYLDICRRVKDRFGVPTFAYQVSGEYAMLQAAAQNGWLDGDAVMLESLMAFKRAGCDGVLTYFAPAFARLAGPD, from the coding sequence ATGCTTCCGACCCAAGCCGCCTTCCCCGCGACCCGCCTGCGCCGCACCCGCTCATCCGCCGCGATCCGTGATCTGGTGCAGGAAAACCGTCTGTCGGTGAAGGACATGATCTGGCCGGTCTTCGTGACCGAAGGCAGCGGCGTCGAAGATCCCGTACCCTCGATGCCCGGCGTCGTGCGCCGGTCCGTCGACAAGGTGGCAGAAGCCGCGTCCGAGGCCTATGACCTTGGGATCCCCGCGATCTGCCTCTTTCCCTATACCCCGATGGACAAGCGCAGCAGCGACTGCGCAGAGGCCTGGAACCCCGAGAACCTGTCGAACCGCGCCACCCGCGCCATCAAGGCCGCGGTGCCCGATATGCTGGTGATGACGGATATCGCGCTCGATCCCTATTCGGACACCGGCCAGGACGGCTTTGTCGTCGATGGCAAGGTGGTGAACGACCCCACGGTCGAGGCGCTTGTGAAGCAGGCCCTGTCCCAGGCCGAGGCCGGCGCGGATATCATCGGCCCCTCGGACATGATGGACAATCGTATCGGAGCGATCCGCAAGGCCTTGGAAGCGCAGGATCATCATAACGTCATGCTGCTTAGCTATTCGGCAAAGTATGCCTCTGCCTTCTATGGGCCCTTCCGGGATGCGGTCGGTGCCGCCGGCGCGTTGAAGGGTGACAAGAAGACCTATCAGATGAACCCCGCCAATGGCGACGAAGCCCTGCGCCTGGTGGCGCGCGATCTGGCCGAGGGCGCAGACATGGTGATGGTGAAGCCGGGCATGCCCTACCTCGACATCTGCCGTCGGGTGAAGGACCGGTTCGGCGTGCCAACCTTCGCCTACCAGGTCTCGGGCGAATACGCGATGTTGCAGGCGGCGGCGCAGAACGGCTGGCTTGATGGGGACGCGGTGATGCTGGAAAGCCTGATGGCCTTCAAGCGCGCGGGCTGCGACGGTGTCCTGACCTATTTCGCCCCGGCCTTTGCGCGCCTTGCCGGACCCGACTGA
- a CDS encoding component of SufBCD complex produces MYPWDSILELLDLRSFSNLWFWMVLGGLWIVVSHWVLGVPYGLVLTAQRDGGEAEDDLRDLLGLRVKALLRMGETAGVLSVGMISFFLTMLALLGFVYWVEFAQAVFLLLLPLVPVLLLSLRTARKLAHEQPEAETIYLRLRRLRTAVQAIGLIAVLITTTWGMYVNASLGVMGH; encoded by the coding sequence TTGTACCCGTGGGACTCGATACTCGAACTGCTCGATCTGCGCAGCTTTTCCAACCTCTGGTTCTGGATGGTGCTCGGGGGGCTCTGGATCGTGGTCAGCCATTGGGTTCTGGGTGTGCCCTATGGGCTGGTGCTGACCGCACAGCGCGACGGGGGCGAGGCCGAGGACGATCTGCGCGATCTGCTTGGCCTGCGCGTGAAGGCGCTGCTGCGCATGGGGGAGACCGCGGGCGTGCTTTCGGTCGGCATGATCAGTTTCTTCCTGACGATGCTGGCGCTTTTGGGCTTTGTTTATTGGGTGGAATTTGCGCAGGCTGTCTTCCTGTTGTTGCTGCCGCTGGTTCCGGTCCTGCTTCTCAGCCTGCGCACCGCGCGCAAACTGGCACATGAGCAGCCGGAGGCCGAAACAATCTACCTGCGTCTGCGCCGCCTGCGCACCGCCGTGCAGGCGATCGGCCTGATTGCGGTGCTGATCACGACAACCTGGGGCATGTATGTAAACGCCTCTCTCGGGGTGATGGGGCACTAG
- the mfd gene encoding transcription-repair coupling factor, with protein MADMTHFLLGGAPEGYDAALILAEVAKSGDPVLHVARDDKRMAAMADALRFFAPQMPVVIFPAWDCLPYDRVSPNADISAARMAALAGLTHGMPSQFILLTTLSAATQKIPARTVLQQAAFTARVGDRIDEAALRNFLVRMGFVQNTSVTEPGDYALRGGIIDIFPPGEGGPVRLDLFGDVLDGVRGFDPATQRTTDKRDGVELSPVSEVILDEPSITRFRQNYRIEFGAAGTDDPLYEAVSAGRKHQGVEHWLPFFHDRLETLFDYLPRATITLDDQVTPARLARWDTIADQYETRRIALGQKGRMDTVYKPVPPALLYLDDAGWEAQVDGRRVLQLSPMAQSPGPGVLDAGGRPGRNFSPERQLENVNLFKSLSDHIKVKLQDGPVVIASYSEGARDRLDGLIEDEGLTGAVSLRDAGGIGKTGLHLAVWPLEGGFTGRWQDRPLTVISEQDVLGDRLIRSARRRKRAENFLTEAQSLSAGDLVVHVDHGIGRFHGMEVITAAGAAHECLLLEYAENARLYIPVENIELLSRYGHDEGMLDKLGGGAWQAKKARLKERIREMADRLIRVAAERALRRAPMLDAPDGEWDAFQARFPYEETDDQLHAIEDVLTDLGSGHPMDRLICGDVGFGKTEVALRAAFVAAMSGVQVAVIAPTTLLARQHAQGFAERFRGFPIQVSPLSRFVNSADAARTRAGITDGTVDIAVGTHALLAKNIRFKNLGLLIIDEEQRFGVSHKERLKQMRTDVHVLTLTATPIPRTLQLSLSGVRDLSIIGTPPVDRLAVRTYVSEFDAVTIREALLREHYRGGQSFFVVPRVSDLAEIEDFLKNHVPEVTYVTAHGQMAAGELDSRMNAFYDAKYDVLLATTIVESGLDIPRANTMVIHRADMFGLAQLYQIRGRVGRAKTRAYAFLTTKPRAVLTDAAQKRLRVLSSLDTLGAGFTLASQDLDIRGAGNLLGEEQSGNMRDVGYELYQSMLEEAIAKIRSGELEGLTESDDQWAPQINLGVPVLIPEDYVPDLDLRLGLYRRLSGLSKKVELEGFAAELIDRFGKLPKEVNTLLLIVRIKAMCKRAGIAKLDGGPKGATIRFHNDKFASPEGLVSFIRDQNGSAKVSDNKIVVMRDWKSEADRIKGSFSIARDLAEKVVAKEKAKAQSKSKP; from the coding sequence ATGGCTGATATGACACATTTTCTGCTGGGCGGCGCGCCCGAAGGCTATGACGCGGCGCTGATCTTGGCCGAGGTGGCCAAATCCGGCGATCCCGTGCTGCACGTGGCGCGCGATGACAAGCGGATGGCGGCCATGGCCGATGCGCTGCGCTTTTTCGCGCCGCAGATGCCGGTGGTGATCTTTCCGGCCTGGGATTGCCTTCCCTATGACCGCGTGTCGCCCAATGCCGATATTTCCGCGGCCCGCATGGCGGCGCTGGCGGGGCTGACCCATGGGATGCCGTCGCAGTTCATCCTGCTGACGACGCTCAGCGCGGCCACGCAAAAGATCCCCGCCCGCACGGTGTTGCAACAGGCCGCATTCACCGCCCGCGTCGGTGATCGTATCGACGAAGCCGCGCTGCGTAACTTTCTGGTCCGCATGGGGTTTGTGCAGAACACCTCTGTCACCGAACCGGGCGACTATGCGCTGCGCGGCGGGATCATCGACATCTTTCCGCCCGGCGAAGGCGGCCCGGTGCGGCTCGACCTGTTTGGCGATGTGCTTGATGGGGTGCGCGGCTTTGACCCGGCCACGCAGCGTACCACCGACAAGCGCGACGGGGTCGAATTGTCGCCGGTCTCCGAGGTTATTCTGGACGAGCCCTCGATCACCCGTTTCCGGCAGAACTACCGGATCGAATTCGGCGCGGCAGGCACCGATGATCCGCTTTACGAAGCGGTAAGCGCCGGACGCAAGCATCAGGGCGTTGAACATTGGCTGCCTTTCTTTCACGATCGGCTGGAAACCCTGTTCGATTACTTGCCGCGCGCCACGATCACGCTGGATGATCAGGTCACCCCGGCACGACTGGCCCGGTGGGACACGATCGCGGATCAATACGAAACCCGCCGGATCGCGCTTGGCCAGAAGGGGCGGATGGACACGGTCTATAAACCCGTGCCACCGGCGCTGCTTTACCTCGACGATGCTGGCTGGGAGGCTCAGGTTGATGGCCGCCGGGTTTTGCAATTGTCGCCCATGGCGCAAAGCCCCGGACCCGGTGTCCTGGATGCCGGAGGCCGACCCGGGCGCAATTTTTCACCTGAACGTCAGCTTGAAAATGTAAATCTTTTCAAGTCATTGTCGGATCATATCAAGGTAAAGCTTCAAGATGGCCCGGTGGTCATTGCCTCCTATTCCGAAGGCGCGCGGGACCGTCTGGATGGCTTGATCGAGGACGAAGGGCTGACCGGTGCCGTCTCCCTGCGCGATGCAGGTGGGATCGGCAAGACCGGGCTCCACCTCGCGGTCTGGCCCCTTGAAGGCGGGTTCACCGGGCGCTGGCAAGATCGCCCCCTGACGGTGATTTCCGAACAGGATGTGCTGGGCGACCGGCTGATCCGTTCGGCACGGCGCAGGAAACGTGCCGAGAATTTCCTGACCGAAGCGCAAAGCCTGAGCGCCGGTGATCTGGTGGTCCATGTCGATCACGGAATCGGCAGATTTCACGGGATGGAGGTCATCACCGCCGCAGGGGCTGCACATGAATGCCTGCTTCTGGAATATGCAGAAAATGCAAGGCTTTACATCCCGGTCGAGAATATCGAACTGCTGTCGAGATATGGCCATGACGAAGGCATGCTCGACAAACTCGGCGGCGGTGCCTGGCAGGCCAAGAAGGCCCGGCTGAAGGAACGCATCCGCGAGATGGCCGACCGGTTGATCCGCGTCGCCGCCGAGCGTGCCCTGCGTCGCGCGCCGATGCTGGATGCGCCGGACGGGGAATGGGATGCCTTCCAGGCGCGTTTCCCCTATGAAGAGACCGACGATCAACTGCACGCCATCGAGGACGTGCTGACCGATCTCGGTTCCGGCCACCCGATGGATCGGCTGATCTGTGGCGATGTTGGGTTCGGCAAGACCGAGGTGGCCTTGCGGGCGGCTTTCGTGGCGGCCATGTCCGGGGTGCAGGTTGCGGTGATCGCGCCGACCACGCTTTTGGCGCGGCAGCACGCTCAGGGGTTTGCCGAGAGATTTAGGGGTTTTCCTATTCAGGTCAGCCCCTTGTCGCGCTTTGTTAATTCTGCGGATGCCGCGCGGACCCGCGCCGGGATCACTGATGGCACGGTTGATATCGCCGTCGGTACCCATGCGCTGCTGGCCAAGAACATTCGCTTCAAGAACCTCGGCTTGCTGATCATCGACGAAGAACAGCGCTTTGGCGTTTCTCACAAGGAGCGGCTGAAGCAGATGCGCACGGACGTCCATGTGCTGACCCTGACCGCTACGCCGATCCCGCGGACCCTTCAGCTAAGCCTGTCGGGCGTCCGCGACCTGTCCATCATCGGCACGCCCCCCGTCGACCGGCTGGCTGTGCGCACCTACGTCAGTGAATTCGACGCCGTGACGATCCGCGAAGCCCTGCTGCGTGAGCATTATCGCGGCGGTCAAAGCTTCTTCGTGGTGCCCCGTGTCAGCGATCTAGCGGAGATCGAGGATTTCCTCAAAAATCATGTGCCCGAGGTCACTTACGTCACCGCGCATGGGCAGATGGCGGCCGGGGAACTCGACAGCCGAATGAACGCCTTTTACGATGCGAAATACGATGTGCTGCTGGCCACGACCATCGTGGAAAGCGGCCTGGACATTCCGCGCGCCAATACGATGGTGATCCACCGCGCCGACATGTTCGGCCTTGCGCAGCTATATCAGATCCGGGGGCGCGTCGGTCGTGCCAAGACCCGTGCCTATGCTTTCCTGACCACGAAGCCGCGGGCGGTCCTGACCGATGCGGCGCAGAAACGGCTGCGGGTTCTCAGTTCTCTCGACACGCTCGGGGCCGGATTTACACTTGCATCCCAAGACCTTGATATCCGAGGTGCAGGGAACTTGCTGGGCGAGGAGCAGTCCGGCAACATGCGCGATGTGGGCTATGAGCTGTACCAATCGATGCTGGAAGAGGCGATTGCCAAGATCCGCTCGGGCGAGTTGGAAGGCCTGACCGAAAGTGACGACCAATGGGCGCCGCAGATCAACCTTGGTGTGCCGGTGCTGATCCCCGAAGACTATGTGCCGGACTTGGACCTGCGGCTTGGTCTCTACCGACGCCTGTCAGGTCTTTCGAAGAAGGTCGAACTGGAAGGATTTGCCGCGGAACTGATCGACCGCTTTGGTAAATTGCCGAAAGAGGTCAATACCTTGCTCCTGATAGTTCGTATCAAGGCGATGTGCAAACGCGCCGGAATCGCCAAGTTGGACGGAGGGCCCAAGGGGGCGACGATCCGCTTCCACAACGACAAGTTCGCCTCGCCCGAAGGTCTGGTTTCCTTCATCAGGGATCAGAACGGATCGGCCAAGGTAAGCGATAACAAGATCGTCGTCATGCGGGATTGGAAGTCCGAGGCGGACCGGATCAAGGGCAGCTTTTCCATCGCGCGCGACCTCGCCGAAAAAGTCGTTGCCAAGGAAAAGGCCAAGGCACAGTCAAAATCGAAACCCTGA
- a CDS encoding bifunctional helix-turn-helix transcriptional regulator/GNAT family N-acetyltransferase: MSDDPTPRIRRFSRAVTTALGALDHSFLGLGRPLGTARVLNAIGHGHGEVAQLRDYLGLDSGQLSRTLRGLEDEGLLTTEAGETDGRRRKARLTDAGKTEFQAYEQLSNTHALALLDGHGTPDRVLEAMEIVANALNRDRIDILPTDPGDKDALSCLQRYFAELAARFEQGYDQHLSRDPEAGDLSPPRGIFLLATSDGAPLGCVALKGTEKGYGEVKRLWVAPAARGLGLARRLMTAVEDAARDLGYDKLRLDTNSALPEAVALYQRTGWTAIERFNDDPYPDYFFEKILT, from the coding sequence ATGAGTGATGATCCCACCCCCCGCATCCGTCGGTTCAGCCGCGCCGTCACCACGGCGCTTGGCGCGCTGGACCACAGCTTTCTGGGCCTTGGCCGTCCGCTTGGGACAGCGCGGGTCTTGAACGCGATTGGCCATGGCCATGGTGAGGTCGCGCAATTGCGGGATTATCTGGGCCTCGATTCAGGCCAGTTAAGCCGAACCCTGCGCGGCTTGGAAGACGAAGGATTGTTGACCACAGAAGCCGGGGAGACCGACGGAAGACGCCGCAAGGCCCGCCTGACCGACGCGGGCAAAACCGAATTCCAGGCCTATGAGCAATTGTCGAACACCCATGCCTTGGCGCTGCTGGACGGCCACGGCACCCCCGACCGGGTTCTTGAGGCGATGGAGATCGTTGCCAATGCGCTGAACCGGGATCGCATCGACATCCTGCCAACCGACCCCGGCGACAAGGATGCGTTGTCCTGCCTGCAACGCTATTTCGCGGAACTCGCGGCGCGCTTTGAACAGGGCTATGATCAACATCTGAGCCGCGACCCGGAGGCTGGCGATCTGAGCCCGCCGCGCGGCATCTTTTTGTTGGCCACGTCGGATGGCGCGCCCTTGGGCTGCGTGGCCCTGAAGGGCACCGAAAAGGGCTATGGCGAGGTCAAGCGACTTTGGGTAGCCCCTGCGGCACGGGGTCTGGGCCTGGCACGTCGACTGATGACGGCTGTCGAGGACGCGGCACGCGATCTTGGATACGATAAATTGCGGCTCGATACCAACTCGGCGCTTCCAGAGGCGGTTGCGCTGTATCAGCGGACCGGCTGGACAGCGATTGAACGCTTTAACGACGACCCCTATCCCGATTATTTCTTTGAAAAAATCCTGACCTGA